A window of Gambusia affinis linkage group LG03, SWU_Gaff_1.0, whole genome shotgun sequence genomic DNA:
GCTGCAGTCGGCGCAGGAGTACCGCTACTGGCTGCTCATCTACGCCCGCTTCCTGGTCAACGAAGGTACCGAGAACCACCGCCGGGTTCTGTTCGCAAACAGAACCGACACTAACTCTCTGTCTCAGTGATCCGTTCATCCGGCCAACCGGCCGCCATGTTCACTTGCTTTTCTCTGGTCAACCAGATCCGGCGGTTTGTTCCTGGATCAATTATTATTCTCACCTTTGTTAcgttttattgtttacatctggaaatgattttaaatatatagaggaaataaaattaagccTGTAGTAAAtgattatttatgaaaacaggaagaagatgTTGAATTGGTGTAAATATGttggctgacctttgacctgtacACGTTGTGAAGGGAAGATCTGGAGCTCCTCTCTGCTGACCCGACGGTAGACAGGAAGTGATCAGAGTGAAAACTGCAGCTGGAGTCGGGAAGCAGAGAgacttttatgaatttattacAGATTATTATTCCTTCTCCTCCCTCCAGGTTCTGAGTACCGGCTCCGGGAACTTTGTAAGGAACTTCTGGGTCCGGTCCACAAATCTGCTGCTTCATCCTGGCAACCAGCAACTTTGgtaacaaactttattttagttagAAGTCTGACTGAATAAATCGCTGAATAAAGTTTGACGATCAGATGAATTTATCGGATGAATTTATCGGATGAATTTATCGGAGGAGTCTGCAGTTCTATAGGAGCgatctttgttttcctctcttttcctgACCTCATGTAGTTGTCATGGTGTTGACAGTTAGTAGCACTGTGTCCCTTTTTCTATTAAGCATcactaaatcttaaatttaGGATTTATTGGGTTATGTTGACATCGGGGTGGGATCTCAGGCGTGAAGCAGCATGCGTGGTTTGTGTCAgcatctgaatttatttcatatttgcgTCTGCAGAAGAGCAGAAACGTGATGGCTCTGTGTCCGTGTCTCTTCCTGTGTCGCTGTTTTTAGGGTCTGCACAAACGTGAGCTGCTGCGGGAGGTTCTGCCCGTCATCGGAGAAAATCTGCGCTTTCAGAGACTTTTCACAGAGTACCAGGACCAGCTGGAGCTGCTCCGCCCCAAATAACACCCGGCCCGAcccggacacacacacactaacacacacgcAGACCGGACCCGCTCAGGTTTGGTCCCGCTCGGCTCGGTTTGGCCTGGAGCCGCTGGGAGTCAGAACCGAGGGGTTTTCTGGGAGTTTCTTCAAACACGTCTGCCTCTGTTTGGACTCTGGGCCTCTTCAGAACCTCTCCAGAACCCACCGGGCCTCTTCAGAACCTCTCCAGAACCCACCGGGCCTCTTCAGAACCTCTCCAGAACCCACCGGGCCTCTTCAGAACCTCTCCAGAACCCACCGGGCCTCTTCAGAACCTCTCCAGAACCCACCGGGCCTCTTCAGAACCTCTCCGGAACCCACCGGGCCTCTTCAGAACCTCTCCGGAACCCACCGGGCCTCTTCAGAACCTCTCCAGAACCCACCATTTTGCTTCTTTCTCCACTTTTCCCTTTGATTTCTTctcttattttgtctttttttcctgtttttttttccctccgaCCCGATCCGGGATTTTCAATCATGAACTTCATGAgttgtttccatggaaacggTGAGCGGATCCGGGCAGAACCCTGGGCGGAGCAGCTCGGTGTCCGGTCTTTGTGGGTTCACAGGAAGCACTTAATGAAGGTTTTTAGAACCAAATCAGAACCGGAACCGTCTGGACGTcgtgtttttacaaaacattaatttcctGCTGGGATCGATTAAAATCAGgaagttgaaatgttttaaaggtcATAATGTTCATCGTAAAGGAAGCGGGACGGCTGCCGATTTGGGAAATCATCAGATCAAACGGAACCGTTTCATTCTGCAGCCATCAGATGATGCAGTTGGACTTTctgccagcaggtggcagcagcagcctcaGTGTGTCGCAGTGAAAACGTTCCCCCTCCGTGTGGGCCCACCGGACCGTCTGTACAGAATTTCCCTctcctgcttctttttttgttttcgaatgtttgtaaaagtttttgtaattttgtttgttttgttttgttttttcattttatatgaaaaaacttgcagaaagtttgttttggagcaaaAATGGAGATTAAAAGTGGAACTGATGAGTTtgttaatttcatattttttggagTTTGATTTGTGCTGCAGTAGAGAACCAGTTGAgctcataaatattcataaaaccCAGAAGATTCtggtttaaatgtgacaaaagaaaatgacctcctaaaaaataaatgtgtgatttGTGAAGAGTTCAtcttaaaatcaaacaaatggaCAACCATGAGTATCCTCCTCATTAgagcagtcttcagtcagaggcttcttcaggtCCGCTgtgatacagactgctacaggggATTTTTACGTCCTACAGCCAACAGCAACGACTGTTTGAAGAAAACTGGATGATATgagttaaatttaatttttaggataaaaaagcatgaaattataatttattctcATGATTTAATGACTAgtctcaaacattttaaactggatGAATAAACAGAATTTTACTTCTGGAATTCTGAaaatagtcataaaattacatgaTGACTtaattctcagaaaaaaatgtttttcttttaattctaattattaaagtaattttgaacttaaatgtttttttatttacagaaaccaCTCTATTTAACTTggtaattttgtttgtgtttacatcaaaaaaggaagaaatgaagTTTTTATCTGTACTGAGTTAAAACCAGCTcccctgatgatgatgatgatggagaggAAGTGAAGGCCTCAGTGACGCGTCGAGTCACTTCCTGCTCAGCCTCAGAGTTCTTCAGGTTCAGGGCTGCAGCAGACAGCAGCTGGATGTTTCCTGATGTCTCCAGATGTTTCCTGAGGTTTCTTAGAAAAAACTTCCAGGTTTTTTCtaagaaatttctgagattaatcccAAATCCTGAGGTTtctcctgctggttctgttctgctgaAATGGGCCGCTGCTCCCTGGAGCGGCTCTTCCTCATCTGGACCCTGATGATTCTCCTCGGTGGATTCTGCTTCGGTGAGTTTGATTCAAAGCTCCACCATGGAGGGAAACATCTTTGGCAGATCCAGCTTTTATGAAACTTAAATTCTTCTGAgcgtttttcattttcagaaacattgttaaacattttccaatccGATCGATCGGCTAATCTTGTTTTTTCATTGATCCGTTCAAAGTTCAGTCAGATGTGAGTCCCGCCAGTCTGCAACCCAAAACTCATTTCATTAAATTCACAGGTTTGACTGTAAAAAGTTTACGATAACATGTAGAAAATAAACCGATTTAATACAAAGTcaggtcagttttttttaagtaaaactttaaaaataataaaatatggaaaggaCAAAAAATCCCAATAGAAACTACAAATACAATCTTTAATGCAAAATCACTAAATCTATAATTTATTTCCTTATATTagaacattttccccttatgagggaaataatctgtcagtggtttaataatcttttttgaaattaatattgaggaattatttacttcaaacgagcttctatattttgctgaaaagttgcttataaattagttttaagtAGTTAAGTGAACTAAACTACTTATTTAGTGCACTTAGTGAATCTTAATAAACTTCAAGTCTACTAAAATATGTACATTAGAAAATAGACCagatacttggtaaggtttagtttttgcagtgtatttaaacttttttatgaaTTACTAAAACTAAATGTACTGTTTTAATTCTACTATAAGTACATTTGTAATTTCCTTTATTACTGACAGTATAATGTTTATAtgctgaaatataatttttatattagaattttagtttatcattttctgataaaatgataaactaacatttttgtatttatgtagaATAACAATTGAATTTCCAAAACACACTGAACATTTGTTTCCCGTCAGTATGTTGGAAACTTTgagcttttctttaaattatttttcttaaatttaaacttttgctGTTTCTGAGTTCTATGGTTGGTTTGTTTTAGCTTTAGTctctgtagtttgtttttgtttttgcttctatattttttaaaatattcttaattattatttaattgaacTGTTTTATGACAatactttggttaaaaaaatataattgtaataataatataattgtttttctttactttagaACTAAAAAAAAGTAGAGCTAAAATGTtgattctttaaaaattttataaagtaaatatttattaaaaagaagtTGCGTATATTAAATTGCAGCAGTTTGaggatctgtttgtgtttttctatggTAGAAATAACAGTGAGACACTTTGAGCTGAAACCATGTGAGGAAAATGACCGGATCTGCGTCACCGAGCTGAGAGACTGCAAACCTCCGCCGCCTTCACCTTCACAGAGTGAGAGACATTCATGGAAACACtttgaaatattagaaaaaagccttaaaaacttgatgaaatcacattttaacacaCTTTATCTTGtattaagacttttaaaggtCGGGAATTATGTTGTTATACCTCGAGCTTCCTCCAGGGGCGCTACTTTAGAGGCAGAAACTTGAATCTTAGAGTTCAGaatcatttatatttcattataaattattttattggctttttaaaaaaatgttttaactcaaaacaTATGGAGTTCTCTGTGTGCCACATGGGATTTATTCTAGTTTGCTGAATGTGACTGAATAGGAAAAGAAAACGAATTAGCTCCGCCCACTGATGATTTAGGGGCGGAGCCAAccaaccaggaaaaaaaacctgaagggCGTGGCCAAGTTTGAGAATGAGGGGAGGGGCTAAGTGGACAAAAGCCCAACATGGAGACTTTTCAGACCCTCCAGAGACTTTATTATTATCAAAAATGAGACTAATGACAAACCTGACGActtattcttttgttgttggAAACTTTCATGGTGACAGTACTGAACATTTCTCTTCCTAAACGCTGCTGTCAGTCTCTGACATGGCTATACAACAAACGGGGACTGTGATATAGACGTCAACCAAACTGGACCAATAGAAACATTCAACTGCAGTACCACCGTTCAACGCACAGGGGGCAGCACTGGTTTCACACTAAATGTTACACAAgtaaacaaatttacacaaaaatatcacaatttGCTAAAAGGTATGAGGCAAACTGAATTTAGCAGATAAACTGTCTAAATTTAGACccaaaaaagataaatattaggATATATGAAATATGGGCTTTATTCTAGTTtgttgaatatgactgtaaCTGCTGGGTGATGGGAAGTTTCCACGTTTTTTGCTTCTCGATCATCTTTATGCGCGATCAGTGAATGTGCAGGCAGGAAGTAAAGTCTCGGAgcagctagctgttagctggTGGGAAAGGTGACATTTTGTCCAGTAAACCAAACGGTTGAAAGTGTCGGCTGTTGAACTTGACTGGAGGTTTTTGATTCTCCTCTGCAGAGATGCTGAACATGTCCTGTCACTACCAGCAGACTGCAGACGGAGTCCGATCtgtgagctgcagctggagccAGCAGGCTGCGAGTCGGTCCTCGCTCGTCTTCACCAGGTGAACCCAGCTCTGAAATCACTCCACCGAGGCCGGTTCTGAACCGAGCCGGGTCGGGGCCGTTACAGAAAAAATGGACGAGAGCATTTCCACCAAGACACTTAGAGATTTCCTTGTtctttctgagattaatctcaaaatctcTTGAGTTtctaaagtaaattaaaaaaattccttccaaattttttctaacaaatttctgagattaatcacaaaatttcaaagtttttctagcaaatttgaacttttcaaaatcagaaatgtcctagctggttttttttttattcaaaaaaattcagagaatcttaaaatttcaacatttttctgggAGATTcaaaagttttctagaaaagtCCTTATTTTCAACACCTGAAACttggaaatgttcttgttttttctgaataatttctgagcttaatctaaaaaattttaaattgtagtAAATTTTCAACTTCAGAGGttggaaatgttcttgtttttctagaaaatttctgagattaatctgaaaatgcCTGAGTATTTTAATGTACTCCATTTGATCTACAGCTCCTCTAACGCGCCGTGgtctttgtatttttgctcaGCGAGTTACAAGTCTCTTCCTGTCTGGGGATCTTCAACCCGACGGCCCTCCTGGGTTCGCTCCGGGTGACGGCCCGGATACGGAACTACCTGACCAGGACAGACGAATGGTCTCAGCCTCAGTTCCTGTCGGGTGCAGGTCGAAACATTTCCTCTGGTTCTAAATCAATCTTTCAGAAAGACCCTCTAAACCACTGAAGACACTTTTCTTTCCTCAGGTCGGAGTTCAGTCACTCTGCCGATAATGAGCCTGTtgcaattaatcaatcaatcaattaattgcataattaattaaaatgagctcattaatttccatttggattattattgttttgtttattttgttttgtgcatattttagatattttactgCATGTTGTAATCTTGTGTGCACACATCACAGCCCGGTTtgcacatgtttgtgttttatttgcatagtCATTTGTTTTATACGGAGGGCGAATGATGCaaactccaaaaacacaaaaaactaatgcaacagaaaaattctgcaaaaagTGGAAGTAATGAAAGTAAGTAATGAagtaatgaaaatgcagcaaatggcaaaattgttttaaactcGCTCCACAAACCAGAAGTCCTCCaggccactagggggagtctgCAGGATGAACTATTACCTTCATAAAGATGCTGTGCTCTTTGTTTTGTGctcattttctgtatttagttGCTTCTCTAACTTCCTGTTCTGTAAATCCATGTCGTCTACGTGTCACTGCATCTTGTGCAGACGTTACTAAATCATGTGTACATGTTATCAAATTGAGAAAATGCTCATATCTGATTTTAAACCTGCTGTTTCCACACTGTCCTCTATTGTatgcatgtgaaaatgttttgtgctaAAGAGGACGTATCTTGTTTTTACGCAAGTAGACCTggggtgtttttatttctttttgtgtggattttaaacatttattggtGCATTACTATCTATAAATGTCACAGTACAGTTTGGTTGTGTTGTCGTCTGTTTCTGTGCCTGAGAAAGTCGACTGACTGATGAAATCTGTATTTGGTTTCTGCAGTCAAAACTTCCCGTCATAATTTAGCTCTCATCAGTTCAAAGTCTGTGATCGGGAGCGACAGGAGAGGAGACCCGGACAGAGGTACCAActatttattcatattaattaatgaaatgaTGGGTTAACATCAGTTTTAACCGTAAAGTCTCCAGTTCCCTCCAGGCCTGCAGAGTTGTGTTACAGAGTGGAGAAAACAGGCGATGATGAGTCTCTCCTCCTTCATCTCATCTGGATGGTGAATCATGTCGAATCAACTCATGCTGTCAGAACCAGATGTTGAACgtattaaaaattcatttgaTAGGAGCTAAATGCACTAgaagcacaaaatgaaaaaaattgcttttagcTAATATCAGGCAAAGTATTTACATAATCAAATTTaccttttcattattttacagtttcaaatttacttacttttttcaAACTATTAAACCAATAATAAGGCCCTAATTTTGCTCCATAcagttatttttgtaattttacagtttcaagaaattttttaacttatttcttGATCATAATTCAGCTCCTtgctaattttttaaatttcagtgaaaaaaatttaaacaaattttatggccctaatttagctccatactGCTCCACCATGCAACCCACTTCATAACGTGttgattaatatttcaaaaagtaacaaaacattttaatcatgtGGAAGAATCTCATGTTctatgttttctctttatttcaggGTTCTGATCCAGGTCGGGTCCTCGGGTACCAGGTCAGCATCGACCCAAACGAACTCGTTCAAAATGTCACCGAGACGACTTTTCTCCTGGTGGTGAAGGAGGGGAACTACAGCGCCACAGTTCGGGCCTTCAACGCAGCCGGTTTTGGACCCGCAACCCGACTTCAGATCGACACACAGGATCAGAACTGTGAGTATTTCACAGCTTGACTGATCAGAAGATTCAGTTCATCGTAAATCAAACACCGAAAACTTTTCTTGTCtcataaaacaggaaagttgACCTTTATCTTTATcacattttagtttctgttgcTTCAGTTTTGCAACATCCTGAGTGAGTTTGAGTTTCTTATCGGAGGAGAAAGTGAGAATTCAGAGAGGAAGTGACCAGATGTTGGAtaaaactacttcctgtcacatCAGATGGATCTGGTTAAATTATCAAGGGTTGTTTGGCTCCGCCTCCTCTGAAAAACTGACAAACTTCAAACATGTTGatggatattttaaatgagaagttttttaaaacatgtttgttcattAGTGGGCTCTCTGACCgtttcattttctgtgaaactttcttcctcctgcagctcgACTCTCTGTGGGGAACTTGTGGATTTCCAGTGGTTATCCTGAAATCGAAGAGCTGCAGGTCCGGTGGACGACCGCCGCCACTCCGCCTGGCAGCCATGTTGTCGTTCAGTGGCGCTCAGAGAAGAACCCGTCCAGCAGCCGATGGGTCAGAGTCAACGGTTCCAGTTCCTCTGCTGTCATCACAGGTCACCTGACATGTTTATAGTTCATAATTATAAAAAGTATTATCTGTTTTTCCTACTATTATAAATCAAAGTCAACTCTAACCAGGTGtttctaatcctggaaatgttcttcaggtgatagaaggctgactttgtaactgtctttatgtgtctctgaaggttCAAACCCAGAGTTCAACCTGATCTCTGGTTTCCAGCGGTAATACCAGAAGGTGTGCACTGAAACTAGATCTACAATTCTAGATTTATAATAaagataacttcagttttgtttctgttcagctggagaaagttttggctcATCCATACATTTATCTGTTCCAAGCAtatgttcagtgattggatggttcaaatgacatcatcatgtaaatctgcatagttatggtccCTAGTATTATTAGTTATGAGAGCTCATAGATATTAATTAGGAGGGGTCCAAGGATTGAAACTTGGGGGACTTCACATGTAATATTTTGGCCTGAAGAAATTAAGTGATTCATATCAGGCAGTATCAATAATTaaggattatttttattttctttttggttttaaatattggaAATACCATCAAACTGCTGGTGACGTTTCCTGTTTCATCCAGTTTTCCCACCATGCcgtgttcttctgtttttaagaagTTATGAGGCTCGTTAGTGAAACCTTAAAttgctgctgcacaagttacccaacaggttgttgctaggtaaccaaaaagtgagtgggttgctaggtaaccaaagagtgagtgagttgatgCCACCAAGTCTAGCTTAGCTGcgagtctttcctctgcctacatctcccagaatgccgtgTGCTTGTGGATCAGAGTTAGTTGAATATTCCATATATTGAATACTTTATAGATGCGTTATCTATTAATATTGATAATACATCTATCATGAAATACATAATTATCCAGCCCTAATTTTCTGTAATATTCTTAAATTTTTTGCTGAATTTAGTTAATTTAGTTAAAATTTCCAAACCAACACGAGTgtttgagctgcagctgcttcttcaaacctctttggaaaactttgtttgtacttttgtgttgtttgtttcttttttccatcttgtttGGAGCTTTTGACCCTTTTTGTGTCTCCAGGTGTTGACCCTGATGAGCCGTACCTGGTCAGCGTGTTCCCCGTCTATAACCAGGAGTACGGACCTCCTCGGTCTCTGGCCGCCAGTCTGCAATCTGgaggtaaccatggcaaccgctGTTTTTAAcgaagaggatgaggaggaacaTGACCTCTGTGTGATTTTCTTCTGCGTTTCCTCTCAGCCCTGATGGAGGTCGTCAGTCTGAAGGTCGTCAGCGTCACTAAAACCACGGTAACCGTCGCGTGGGCGTGGCAAAGGAAACCCAGACCAATCAAAGTGGACCGATACCGAGCGATGCTGAGGAGAGACACCGACACACAAAGTCTGTTTTCACCTGAAgttatgcatatttttaatcatACTATCATGTATTTAAATTTAGTGAAGCTGAGACacaagcagccaatcagagccaccAGTATTGGTGGTGACACTTATGCTAATCCACTAg
This region includes:
- the LOC122828531 gene encoding uncharacterized protein LOC122828531 isoform X1, yielding MGRCSLERLFLIWTLMILLGGFCFEITVRHFELKPCEENDRICVTELRDCKPPPPSPSQKMLNMSCHYQQTADGVRSVSCSWSQQAASRSSLVFTSELQVSSCLGIFNPTALLGSLRVTARIRNYLTRTDEWSQPQFLSGAVKTSRHNLALISSKSVIGSDRRGDPDRVPSRPAELCYRVEKTGDDESLLLHLIWMGSDPGRVLGYQVSIDPNELVQNVTETTFLLVVKEGNYSATVRAFNAAGFGPATRLQIDTQDQNSRLSVGNLWISSGYPEIEELQVRWTTAATPPGSHVVVQWRSEKNPSSSRWVRVNGSSSSAVITGVDPDEPYLVSVFPVYNQEYGPPRSLAASLQSGALMEVVSLKVVSVTKTTVTVAWAWQRKPRPIKVDRYRAMLRRDTDTQTLSLWPDRQQHTFSNLTPSTEYSLLLLADDVSRIIIPVATLYDEVPVVAMVTPLLLVVVMVTIISVLSRTLCKSFFFPTISSPRESTAGQWLLHPNLKTCAERNFLDVADFQVTDVLGQKHLILVRPNGLHKEKSLPPTSSLSVKLDTVDITGSKPITGHEWDVRPITEQQLLSLQSVFTSEIGGTEVPLLQQQEESSRSPQSEEEVNPPHHHHHHHQAFTFRFPELLTDFLEQPELVTGPLEPVPEVEYLTNGCFRAEPAAGSEPSVPVLH
- the LOC122828531 gene encoding uncharacterized protein LOC122828531 isoform X2, with the translated sequence MLNMSCHYQQTADGVRSVSCSWSQQAASRSSLVFTSELQVSSCLGIFNPTALLGSLRVTARIRNYLTRTDEWSQPQFLSGAVKTSRHNLALISSKSVIGSDRRGDPDRVPSRPAELCYRVEKTGDDESLLLHLIWMGSDPGRVLGYQVSIDPNELVQNVTETTFLLVVKEGNYSATVRAFNAAGFGPATRLQIDTQDQNSRLSVGNLWISSGYPEIEELQVRWTTAATPPGSHVVVQWRSEKNPSSSRWVRVNGSSSSAVITGVDPDEPYLVSVFPVYNQEYGPPRSLAASLQSGALMEVVSLKVVSVTKTTVTVAWAWQRKPRPIKVDRYRAMLRRDTDTQTLSLWPDRQQHTFSNLTPSTEYSLLLLADDVSRIIIPVATLYDEVPVVAMVTPLLLVVVMVTIISVLSRTLCKSFFFPTISSPRESTAGQWLLHPNLKTCAERNFLDVADFQVTDVLGQKHLILVRPNGLHKEKSLPPTSSLSVKLDTVDITGSKPITGHEWDVRPITEQQLLSLQSVFTSEIGGTEVPLLQQQEESSRSPQSEEEVNPPHHHHHHHQAFTFRFPELLTDFLEQPELVTGPLEPVPEVEYLTNGCFRAEPAAGSEPSVPVLH